The genomic region tgaactagtttgcattcccaccaacagtgtaacagggttcccttttctccacaccctctccagcatttattgcttgtagacttttggatcgaagccattctgactggtgtgaaacggtgcctcattgtggttttgatttgcatttctctgataatgagtgatgttgagcatattttgatgtgtttgttagccatctgtatgtcttttttggagaaatgtctatttagttctttggcccattttttgattgggtcgtttatttttctggaattgagctgcaggagttgcttgtatatttttgagattagttgtttgtcagttgcttcatttgctattattttctcccattctgaaggctgtcttttcaccttgctaatagtttcttttgttgtgcagaagctttttaattttaattagatcccatttgtttatttttgcttttatttccaatattctcggaggtaggtcatagaggatcctgctgtgatttacgttggagagtgttttgcctatgtttgcctcctctaggagttttatagtttctggtcttacgtttagatctgtaatccattttgagtttatttttgtgtatggtgttagaaagtgttctagtttcattcttttacaagtggttgaccagttttcccagcaccacttgttaaagagattgtctttaatccattggatattcttgcctcctttgtcaaagataaggtgtccatatgtgcgtggatttatctctgggctttctattttgttccattgatcaatatttctgtctttgtgccagtaccatactgtcttgatgaccgtggctttatagtagagcctgaagtcaggcaggttgattctgaAAATAGActattttatgtacttatttaattttggccatgccctgtggcatgtgagatctcagtGCCCctgccaaggattgaacccatgccccctgcattggaagcacagatcttaaccactggaccaccggggaagtccctatcCGTTGTTTGTATGTATCATTTTTCGCttactatctatctatctgtcaaTATCTAATGTCCTCTATCTTTGTATCATTTCTATCCCTTGTCACACCTCTTTCCCTCCATGCAGGGCATTGAAAGGGAATCCTGAAAACACTCCCATAACTGCTTTCTAGGAGAACCATCTCCAGATGCTTTGTTTAGCTTGTCTTTGGTCTCAAGTTACTTGGACTCAACTGTATGGAGGAAAGATTCTAAGAGAGGATCATTGAGTTCTAAAACACACTGTCTGTTTTTGCATGGCCTCAGGATTTTTAAATgacggaagaaaaaaaaaaaaaacaaagaaaacgaGCATTTTGTAACCCacgaaaatgatttaaaattcactcttttgctttttcaaactaAGTTTCATAGATTTATGGCCTTGCCCATATGGTCGTACATCATCGCTCCAGCTTTTGTGCTGTATGtgcactcagtcaggtctgaccctttgtgtgacccgtggactgtagcccagcaggctcctctctgtccatgggaattcccaggcaagaatactggagtgggttggcagttctttctctagggcatcttcttgacctagggattgaatctgggtctttcccatctcctgcatgggcaggtgggttcttcagcCCTAGtgctccctgggaagccctatgagaGCACAACTGAGTGCCTGCAAAGAGAGAGAATGGCTCACCATATACTTACTGCTTTTCAGAACTCAGCTGTCATTTAGAACATGACAGGGACACCTAGCCGATTCTGAGAAGGCATTCAGAGAAAACACCCAAGGAAAGTTAGGTCTATGCTGACACAGAAAAAGTAAGGAACAGGCAGAAGGAGGGGACATTGGTGAGGGAACAGCAGCCAATGGCAGCCAGCTGAGTTGAGTCTTGGGGCAGAGGTGAGACTgaagagcacgtgatcagttagtgtctctgtttttctgtGAGGTATCCACGGAGGTTTAAGTGCAAgggtatttattatttacttaaacAGCTTGGAGGTAAGAAGTCGCCAAACTATTTCCTCAGCTCAACTATAAGAGGGGGTGAGTTAGCCTTTCTGTGATTCTGTTGTTTTAGTCTCATGCTTTGAAAGCTGTTTCTTCTcagaaacaaaaacccaaacccCCAAACCCAAAGAGGAACAGTTGCTAACATCACAATCATCTGTGTAACTTAAATTCTCCAAACCAACCAACAAATATGAATGTTCATGCTTTTATACTTgctttcttcttctgctgctgctaagtcacttcagtcctgtctgactctgtgcaaccccatagacggcagcccaccaggctcccccgtccctgggattctccaggcaagaacactggagtgggctgccatttccttctccaatgcatgagagtgaaaagtgaaagtgaagtcgctcagttgtgtccaaccctcagggaccccatggactgcagcctaccaggctcctccatccatggggttttccaggcaagagtactggagtggggtaccatcatCTTCTCCACTTgctttctagaatttttaaattctacaaagagtcagacatgcctgagtgacttttactttcacaagggctatattgaaggaaaaaaaaattggcatttCTAGCCCTAGACCCATTTGCCACCCAGCAAGAACAACCACTCTAAGGAATGTACATATTACACATAAGCAAAGTTTATTAAGTATCATCTCTGTTTGAATCACATCCTGTTCTAAATTGAAAAGAGTGTTAAACATTTAttcccaggaacttccctggcagtccagtgattaagactttgtcTCCCAATGAGgaggctgtgggttcaatccctggtcggggacctACGATCCAACATActtcgtggccaaaaaaccaaaacgtaaaacagaagcaaaatcgtaacaaatccaataaagacttaaatattaaagcaaaacaaaaaacctgcttGTTTCAAAGTCTCTCCTGTGAGACAGTGCATAAAAGCAAGGATTTCTGGCTCAAAGATCAGACTCAGTGATCTCCAGGAGGCAGGGTGAGTAACAGCCCTCTAATGATAGTTTTGCAGAGCTACCCAGAACCTCCATGTCAAAAGGGACactgccccactccagtactcttgcctggaaaatcccatggatggaggagcctggtaggctgcagtccatggggtcgcaaagagtcagacatgactgagcaacttccctttcacttttcactttcatgcattggagaaggaatggcaacccactccagtgttcttgcctggagaatcccagggacgggaaagtctggtgggctgccgtctatggggtcacacagagtcgaacacgactgaagtgacttagcagcagcagcagcagatgtggtGAAATTAAGGGTCTTGGGTGGGAGCTTATCGCAGGTTGTCATAGGCAGGGGGTGGTGCCCCATGTAGTCACgggtcttttttaaatataattttatttttatttatttattcatttggttgcTGCTCACAGGTTTAGCTgctttgcagcctgtgggatcttagttccctgactgggcaTCAAACACACATCCCCTGCATCgcagggcagattcttagccactggaccactggcaGGTCCCCATAAGTGTTCGTTAAAAGGGAAGCaggagggtgggggtgtgtgaggcaagaagggaggaaggaagcagaggtcagagaggAGAAGAGGCGCTCCCCTCCTGGGTCTGGAGGACGGAATCCAAGACAGGGAGCACAGGCAGAGTCTAGAGGCTCGAAAAGGCAAGAACACCAACGGGAAAGTAGCAAGTAGTGCAGGCTTGGGGACAGGGTTTAGACTTCTGCTCTCTAGAACTGAAAGAGAGTTCACATTGGGCTGCTCTCGTCCACGGTGCCTCTGGTACGTTGTTCAGGTTCGGCAGGAAGCGAGTACACTGCTGCATCGGATGGGTGACCCAGCCAGGGCCCTGGATCCGCCACCCCCACAAGTGAGCACAATGCTTTGATGCCAGCGGAGGGTCATCGGTGCTTGTCAGTCCACTGGGGCGGGGGCTCATCTGACTTCACTGAGGGACCCCCCCGGCTGCACCAGGCTTCAGCCAACAGGACGACCATGACCAGGAGAAGCAGGGCAGCCAGGCTCAGGCGGACTTGAGTCTCCACGGAAGGATGCCAAGCCGTAGGCGCTGAGAGAGAGGAGGTAGAAAGGCCGATTCCCGTTGGTGGTTGttggttagtcactcagctgtgtccttgtgaccccatggactgtggcccaccaggttcctccatccatgggatatcccaggcaagtgtattgagtgagttgccatgcccttctccagggcatcttcctgacctggggattgaacgtgggtctcctacttggcaggtaaattctttaccactgagctaccagggaagctgtcgATGCCTCTAAAGGGCCCTAAAACTCAAGCTCATTCTGCAGACCTCTGGACCTGGTGGGAAGCCCGCCCAGCCCACTCCCTCGGGGTAAGCATTAAAcacctttctttcctcctgtcATTATGGGCGCTGTGCTGATACTGGACTTCTGGGGTCAAGAAAGACAGGACTGGGGTGCTGGAGGCTGCCAGTCCCTGCCCAGAGCCTGGCCTGCTTCTCGCTCGGTATCTCCTGTGATTTGACCATTCCCTAGCAGCAGACACCCTGGCCTCTGTTACCCGTGGGCTCCTGAGCGGGTCTCTACGTCATGGTCTTGGCCCAGGGCTGCTTCCTCTGCCTGTCCTGCACTCTCTACAAGGATCACCCCTCTGATTTCATCCCAGTGTCTGTTAAAAATACACCCACGAGGGACTTGCTTGTTGAGACCTCTTCTAAATCACTAGCCCCTTCTGTCAGTCTTGTTCTGTTACACTGTGTGACTCTGTTTTTCCCAACCAGTCATTATGTGACACATTTTTAttctaacaaaaatgaaaatacatataacacatgtattaatatagtctatgtaaatattttctgcaaagcatatatgatatttaataatagttacatatataaaaaatacatatatatacatggagttccttgtagctcaaacagtaaagaatctgcctgctatgcgagagaccagggttcaatccctgggtcaggaagatcctctggagaagggaatggcaacacactccagtgttcttgcctgggaaatcccatggacagaggagcctggtgggctacagtttgtggggtcacagagttggacacgactgagcaactaacacacacgtatatccatataatatataacatatacatctGCATCCATGCGGTTAACACTCCAGGTCAGAGAGAAGGGAACACAGAATCTCTTCTCAGTTTTCCACCTAAACTCAGTTACTCACCTGTTCAACGTCTGGGCTGTGTGCTGCTGGGAGAGTCAGTAGTTCCTGAAAACAGAGGTGAAGTGGGAGAGGTCTTCCTTATATCTGCTGTCAGGCTCTCACCTCCCAGAGTCCCAGGGACCCACATGGCCCGTCCTTGGCCCATCCCTCAGAGATGGGAGTCTAAGCTGATTGCGCTCACACCTCCCCTGCATTGCGGTCTTTTTCCCCAGCCAGTGCTTTAACCGCCTAGAGTCAGCCCCCAAGGTGGGGAGTAGGTGGGTGGTCTGGGCTTCTTCCTCACCTTCAACCTGAAGCTGCAGTGGGTCACTGGGCTGAGACCACACGTAGGGGTTGTTGAGGAAGGCACCGTAGCATCTGTAGGTCCCCGCCTGTGTGGAGGAGACTGGATTCAAGAGGAAGATGGCCTGGCGTCCTCTGTCCTGGGGGACAGAGCTTTGGTTCTGGGTGACGTGATCtccatcttctttggtgaggatAAATACATCATGGTTGATTTTGGAGAAACACTGCAACTTCACAGTCTCCCCTGGAGCCACCACTGTGCCAGCCATGCTGGAGAGGGAGGGCTTGTCATAAGCTcctgagaaagaaggaagttCAGCGATGAAGGGAAGGGTCACATAGGCACTGTCCCTTTTTGTCCCCTGGGAGCAGACGTGGCTCTGGTCTCTCTCCCGTCCTCGCTCCGCTCACCCTTGAGGAAGTCTCTCGGCATCATCCCTGAGACCTCCCGAAGGACAAGGCTTGGTCCTCCTGCTTCCTGTCCCCGAAGCCTGGTCCTTCCCTCGGCAGAGGGGTCAGTCCCGGCTCCACTGCCTCTGTGGCCCCCTCACCGGTCATCACCAGCTGCAGGGGGTCACTGAACTGGGACCAGTGGCCTCCTCTCTGATAGGAGCAGTGGTATAGCCCTGTCTTGTCTGTTGTAACCGCTGCAATACTCAAAGTGTTGGTCTTCCTGGACATGATCTGTTCCTCTTTGTCCATGGGCTCAGGACTTCCCACTCTTGATATCCTGTACCCCTCAGCTTGTTTAGGTCCTTGACACAGGAGGGTCACAGGACTCTTAGCTGGAACTGTGGATCCAGGCAGAGCTGTGATACGAGGCAGGGGGAGAGTTCCTAGAACACAGGGAACAGGTAATAGACACACAAGCGTTTCTCCCTCCACCCTTCTGTTTCTCCCCCTCTTACAGCCCCCGCTGTAAAGTCTGAGTCCCCTCTTTCCAGCGGCCAAGAGACCTGATACCTGGCTTAAACCCTGCTGGGTCCTCAGGAGTATCACACAGAACACTCACCCTTCTGTGCCCAAGTGCTCTGGCTCAGACACAACCCTAGAAAGAAACACCTGGTGAGAACAGCCCCGCCTTAAAGAAccaccagccctgccctcctTAGCCGTCTATTTGTACCTAACCCTCTCTCCCCGACTGACCAAGACAGAGCAGCGAGGGAGGAACCATGGACATGATCCCGTGTTCAGGCTGCCCACCGGCCTCAGCCCTGCTCCTCTGATGAAGGGCACACTGCTCCGTCGAGTGACCCACACTTACAGGAAGCTGTGCAGTTGCTTTCAGTTCTCAGCCCTGTAGTGAAGGCAGTTCACATCCTCTTCCTCCTGGGTTGGGAGTGGGGCATACAGACGTCGCTGACACCATGaagacactgaactgaacttctcctCTGTGGGCATACTGGGTCATGGCTGGGCGGAGAGAACCATGGTGTTGGGTTGAAACTTCAGAGGCCCGTGGCTCAGGAGGGCTTCCCTCAGGACTGAGGAGATGACTGAAGGTTCCAACTCAGAAcaagaggttgttgttgttcagtcactcagtcgtgtctgactcttagagaccccatgggctgaagcatgccaggcttccctgtccatcactgtctcccagagtttgctcccaCTGGTGTCCATTGCGGTGAGACAGGGCTTTCTTTCTTCTGACACTGTGGGGAATACACATATCCATGTCTATCTATCATTATCTGTCATTTTATTGTCTACTTGTTTATCATCTATCAATCATACATTTATTATCTATTCATCATTTATTATCATCtacctgctgctcctgctgctaagttgattcagtcatgtccgaatctgtgcaaccccatagatggcagcccaccaggctcccccatccctgggattctccaggcaagaatactggagtgggttgccatttccacctagCTACCATTTATTTGTCTAATTCTATCATCTATCTACAGCCTTCCATGGTGGCTTGTGGTGAAGTATTGCCTGCAACGCAGAGGACGTGGGTTCTATCCGtgagccgggaagatcccctgcagcaggaaatggcaacccactccaatgttcttgtctggagaatcccatgaactagaggagcctggtgggctacagtccatggactcgaaaagagtccgacactacttagggactaaacaatagcaacaataatcACTTATCTATATCTACATCTAGATGTCATTTATCTATTAATAATCTGTTTGTATCTATCTACCATCTATTCATTCTCTACTGTCTATCAAGCAatcatctattattttatttgaaatatccaGTTATTTGTGTGTTTATCTTACCACACCAGGTTTTACTTGTGACccacaggatcttcagttgcagcaggcGAACTCTTAGCTGccgcaggtgggatctagttccctgaccagagaccaagcccaggtcccctgaattgggagcaagGCGTctcagctactggaccaccaaggaattccctatttttattttttaagacagcCTGGAAAtagactattttatttatttaactttggccatgccctgtggcatgtgggctcttagtccCCTGGCCAGGGTTGAactcatgccctctgcattggaagcatggagtcttagccactcgaccaccagggaagtccctatctatCGTTTATACATATCATTTTTCGCTTacttatctatctatctgtcaaTGTCTAATGTCCTCTATCTTTGTAtcatttctctccctcctcccacctctttcCCTCCATCCAGGGCATTGAAAGGGAATCCCGAGAACACCCCCATCACTGTTTCTAGGAGAACCATCTCCAGATGCTTTGTTTAGCTTGTCTTTGCTCTCAAGTTACTTGGACTCAACGTTTTGGAGGAAAGATTCTACGAGAGGATCACTGAGTTCTAAAACCCACTGTCTGTTTTTGCATGGCCTCaggatttttaaatgactgaaaaaaaaaaaaaaagaaaattagcctTTTGTAACCcatgaaatgatttaaaattcacacttttgctttttcaaactaAGTTTCATAGGATTATGGCCTTGCTCATATGGTCATACATCACCACTCCTGCTTTGGTGctctatgtgtgctcagtcaggtctgaccctttgtgtgacccgtggactgtagcccagcaggctcctctctgtccatgggaattcccaggcaagaatactggagtgggttggcagttctttctccagggagtcttctggacctagggattgaatgtgggtcttttccatctcctgcatgggcaggtggttTCTTCAGCCCTAGtgctccctgggaagccctatgagaACAGACCTGAGTGCCTGCAAAGAGAGCAAATGGCTCACCATATACTTACCACTTTTCAGAACTCAGCTGTCATTTAGAACATGACAGGGACACCTAGCCGACTCTGAGAAGGCATTCAGAGAAAACACCCAAGGAAAGTTAGGTCTATGCTGACACAGAAAAAGTAAGGAACAGGCAGAAGGAGGGGACATTGGTGAGGGAATAGCAGCCAATGGCAGCCAGCTGAGTCGAGTCTTGGGGCAGAGGTGAGACTgaagagcacgtgatcagttagtgtctctgtttttctgtGAGGTATCCACGGAGGTTTAAGTGCAAgggtatttattatttacttaaacAGCTTGGAGGTAAGAAGTCGCCAAACTATTTCCTCAGCTCAAGTATAAGAGGGGGTGAGTTAGCCTTTCTGTGATTCTGTTGTTTTAGTCTCATGCTTTGAAAGCTGTTTCTTCTcagaaacaaaaacccaaacccCCAAACCCAAAGAGGAACAGTTGTTAACATCACAATCATCTGTGTAATTTAATTCTCCAAACCAACCAACAAATATGAATGTTCATGCTTTTATACTTgctttcttcttctgctgctgctaagtcacttcagtcctgtacgactctgtgcaaccccatagacggcagcccaccaggctcccccgtccctgggattctccaggcaagaacactggaatgggctgccatttccttctccaatgcatgagactgaaaagtgaaagtgaagtccctcagtcatgtccaaccatcagcgaccccatggactgcagcctaccaggctcctccatccatggggttttccacgcaagagtactggagttgggtaccaTCATCTTCTCCACTTgctttctagaatttttaaattctacaaagagtcagacacgcctgagtgactttgactttcacaagggctatattgaaggaaaaaaaattggcaTTTCTAGCCCTAGACCCATTTGCCACCCAGCAAGAACAACCACTCTAAGGAATGTACACATTACACATAAGCAAAGTTTATTAAGCATCATCTCTGTTTGAATCACATCCTGTTCTAAATTGAAACTGTCTAAAGTGTTAAACATTTATTCCCaggtacttccctggcagtccagtggttaagactttgtctccCAATGAGgaggctgtgggttcaatccctggtcggggacctACGATCCAACATActtcgtggccaaaaaaccaaaacgtaaaacagaagcaaaattgtaacaaattcaataaagacttaaatattaaagcaaaacaaaaaacctgcttGTTTCAAAGTCTCTCCTGTGAGACAGTGCATAAAAGCAAGGATTTCTGGCTCAAAGATCAGACTCAGTGATCTCCAGGAGGCAGGGTGAGTAACAGCCTTCTAATTATAGTTTTGCAGAGCTATCCAGAACCTCCATGTCAAAAGGGACactgccccactccagtactcttgcctggaaaatcccatagatggaggagcctggtgggctgcagtccatggggttgcgaagagtcagacatgactgagtgacttccctttcacttttcactttcatgcattggagaaggaaatggcaacccactccagtgttcttgcctggagaatcccagggatgggaaagtctggtgggctgccgtctatggggtcacacagagtcgaacatgactgaagtgacttagcagcagcagcagcagatgtggtGAAATTAAGGGTCTTGGGTGGGAGCTTATCGCAGGTTGTCATGGGCAGGGGGTGGTGCCCCATGTAGTCACgggtcttttttaaatataattttatttttatttatttattcatttggttgctgctcacaggcttagctgctttgcagcctgtgggatcttagttccctgactgggcaTCAAACACACATCCCCTGCAtcgcagggcagattcttaaccactggaccaccggcaGGTCCCCATAAGTGTTCGTcaagagggaagcaggagggtgGGGTGTGTGAggcaagaagggaggaaggaagcagaggtcagagaggAGAAGGGGCGCTCCCCTCCTGTGTCTGGAGGACGGAGCTCCACGACAGGGAGCACAGGCAGAGTCTAGAAGCTCGAAAAGGCAAGAACACCAACGGGAAAGTAGCAAGTAGTGCAGGCTTGGAGACAGGGTTTAGACTTCTGCTCTCTAGAACTGAAAGAGAATTCACAGTGGGCTGCTCTCGTCCACAGTGCCTCTGGTACGTTGTTCAGGTTCAACAGGAAGCGAGTACACTGCTGTATCGGATGGGTGACCCAGACAGGGCCCTGGAACCGCTGCCACCACAGGTGAGCATAGTGCTTTGATGCCAGCAGAGGGTCATTGGCGCTTGTCAGTCCACTGGGGTGGGGGCTCATCTGACTTCACTGAGACACACCCCTGGCTGCACCAGGCTTCAGCCAACAGGACAACCATGACCAGGAGAAGCAGGGCAGCCAGGCTCAGGCGGACTTGAGTCTCCACCGAAGGATGCCAAGCCGTAGGCGCTGAGAGAGAGGAGGTAGAATGGCCGATTCCTGTTGGTGGTTGTtgattagtcactcagctgtgtccttgtgaccccatggactgtggcccaccaggctcctccatccatgggatatcccaggtaAGGGTATTGAGTGAGTTGCcttgcctttctccagggcatcttcctgacctggggattgaacctgggtctcctacttggcaggtaaattctttaccactagctaccagggaagctgtccATGCCTCTAAAGGATCCTAAAACTCAAGCTCATTTCTGCAGACCTCTGGACCTGGTGGGAAGCCTACCCAGCCCACTCCCTCGGGGTAAGCATTAAAcacctttctttcctcctgtcATTATGGGTGTTGTGCTGATACTGCACTTCTGGGGTCAAGAAAAACAGGACTGGGGCACTGGAGGCTGCCAGTCCCTGCCCAGAGCCTGGCCTGCTCCTCGCTCAGTATCTCCTGTGATTTGACCATTCCCGCAGCAGACACGCTGGCCTCTGTTACCCATGGGCTCCTGAGCGTGTCTCTACCTCTGTGTCTTGGCCCAGGGCAGCTTCCTCTGCCTGTCCTGCGCTCTCTACAAGGATCACCCCTCTGATTTCATCCCAGTGTCTGTTAAAAATACACCCACAAGGGACTTGCTTGTTGAGACCTCTTCTAAATCACTAGCCCCTTCTGTCAGTCTTGTTCTGTTACACTGTGTGACTCTGTTTTTCCCAACCAGTCATTATGTGACACATTTTTAttctaacaaaaatgaaaatacatataacacatgtattaatatagtctatgtaaatattttctgcaaagcatatatgatatttaataatagttacatatataaaaaatacatatatatacatggagttccttgtagctcaaacagtaaagaatctgcctgctatgcgagagaccagggttcaatccctgggtcaggaagatcctctggagaagagaatggcaacccactcgagtgttcttgcctgggaaatcccatggacagaggagcctggtgggctacagtttgtggggtcacagagtcggacacgactgagcaactaacacacacgtatatccatataatatataacatatacatctGCATCCATGCAGCTAACACTCCAGGTCAGAGAGAAGGGAACACAGAATCTCTTCTCAGTTTTCCACCTAAACTCAGTTACTCACCAGTTGAATGTCTGGGCTGTGTGATGCTGGGAGAGTCAGTAGTTCCTGAAAACAGAGGTGAAGTGGGAGAGGTCTTCCTTATCTGCTCAGTCAGGCTCTCACCTCCCGGAGTCCCAGGGACCCACATGGCCCGTCCCCCGCCCGTCCCTCAGAGATGTGTGTTAAGCCGATGGcactcacacacaccccctcTTGCGATCCTTTTCCCCAGCCAGTGCTTTAAGCGCACACAGTCAGCCCCCATGGCGGGGAGCAGGTGGGTGGACTGGGCTTCTTCCTCACCTTCGACCTGAAGCTGCAGTGGGTCACTGGGCTGAGACCACACGTAGGGGTTGTCGTGGAAGGCACCGTAGCATCTGTAGGTCCCCGCCTGTGTGGAGGAGACTGGATTCAAGAGGAAGATGGTCTGGCGTCCTCCGTCCTGGGGGACAGAGCTTTGGTTCTGGGTGACGTGATCtccatcttctttggtgaggatAAATACATCATAGTTGATATTGGAGAAACACTGCAACTTCACA from Bos javanicus breed banteng chromosome 18, ARS-OSU_banteng_1.0, whole genome shotgun sequence harbors:
- the LOC133231100 gene encoding leukocyte immunoglobulin-like receptor subfamily A member 5 isoform X2 is translated as MSMVPPSLLCLGLCLSQSTWAQKGNLPPPLMTALPGSTVPWKRHVTLLCQGPKRAERYRISRVGSPEPMDKEEQITSRKTNALSIAEMTFEKTGLYHCSYQRGGRWSQFSDPLQLVMTGAYDKPSLSSMAGTVVAPGETVKLQCFSNINYDVFILTKEDGDHVTQNQSSVPQDGGRQTIFLLNPVSSTQAGTYRCYGAFHDNPYVWSQPSDPLQLQVEGTTDSPSITQPRHSTAPTAWHPSVETQVRLSLAALLLLVMVVLLAEAWCSQGCVSVKSDEPPPQWTDKRQ
- the LOC133231100 gene encoding leukocyte immunoglobulin-like receptor subfamily A member 6 isoform X3, which codes for MSMVPPSLLCLGLCLSQSTWAQKGNLPPPLMTALPGSTVPWKRHVTLLCQGPKRAERYRISRVGSPEPMDKEEQITSRKTNALSIAEMTFEKTGLYHCSYQRGGRWSQFSDPLQLVMTGAYDKPSLSSMAGTVVAPGETVKLQCFSNINYDVFILTKEDGDHVTQNQSSVPQDGGRQTIFLLNPVSSTQAGTYRCYGAFHDNPYVWSQPSDPLQLQVEGTTDSPSITQPRHSTVSEERKPCLTAMDTSGSKLWETVMDREAWHASAHGVSKSQTRLSD
- the LOC133231100 gene encoding leukocyte immunoglobulin-like receptor subfamily A member 6 isoform X1 gives rise to the protein MSMVPPSLLCLGLCLSQSTWAQKALPGSTVPWKRHVTLLCQGPKRAERYRISRVGSPEPMDKEEQITSRKTNALSIAEMTFEKTGLYHCSYQRGGRWSQFSDPLQLVMTGAYDKPSLSSMAGTVVAPGETVKLQCFSNINYDVFILTKEDGDHVTQNQSSVPQDGGRQTIFLLNPVSSTQAGTYRCYGAFHDNPYVWSQPSDPLQLQVEGTTDSPSITQPRHSTGIGHSTSSLSAPTAWHPSVETQVRLSLAALLLLVMVVLLAEAWCSQGCVSVKSDEPPPQWTDKRQ
- the LOC133231102 gene encoding leukocyte immunoglobulin-like receptor subfamily A member 5 isoform X1 produces the protein MSMVPPSLLCLGLCLSQSTWAQKGTLPLPRITALPGSTVPAKSPVTLLCQGPKQAEGYRISRVGSPEPMDKEEQIMSRKTNTLSIAAVTTDKTGLYHCSYQRGGHWSQFSDPLQLVMTGAYDKPSLSSMAGTVVAPGETVKLQCFSKINHDVFILTKEDGDHVTQNQSSVPQDRGRQAIFLLNPVSSTQAGTYRCYGAFLNNPYVWSQPSDPLQLQVEAPTAWHPSVETQVRLSLAALLLLVMVVLLAEAWCSRGGPSVKSDEPPPQWTDKHR
- the LOC133231102 gene encoding leukocyte immunoglobulin-like receptor subfamily A member 6 isoform X2, with the protein product MSMVPPSLLCLGLCLSQSTWAQKGTLPLPRITALPGSTVPAKSPVTLLCQGPKQAEGYRISRVGSPEPMDKEEQIMSRKTNTLSIAAVTTDKTGLYHCSYQRGGHWSQFSDPLQLVMTGAYDKPSLSSMAGTVVAPGETVKLQCFSKINHDVFILTKEDGDHVTQNQSSVPQDRGRQAIFLLNPVSSTQAGTYRCYGAFLNNPYVWSQPSDPLQLQVEGTTDSPSSTQPRR